The following are encoded together in the Mugil cephalus isolate CIBA_MC_2020 chromosome 18, CIBA_Mcephalus_1.1, whole genome shotgun sequence genome:
- the LOC124996037 gene encoding zinc transporter ZIP12-like gives MHFRSSALCLLLLHLCLLWTVLEVKGQNQGFLPEVLKVLDLPLGKHDEPRLQKNRTSVLIATLLRAVNCAEQTGSSQDMCEKCLTPDVAHSVLEDDGKAYLSEEDYQRVSTVLLYYIINLQDLCVSNAASRSSTSSLSSSSSGNFQFYVLALTNLHPAEDNSYLSFSETESILQLINQHYDPTNQDTYSDLQYIDATRLLEDADIKGDPGAEASSVPRVAAAIISHILQDHCFRGRNLPSPAFFTDFIFQSLNRTSDLQIIDLEALLHQLGVGQQAAMHSHNRKRRSITGNSKKVAVHSLDGCNHGTEGLSRDWSQACFSANQLVDIFALGPHLPISKEHFRQICPAIIQQLLGNACEPAEPKTRGSLPTPLEKYGYSTAAVLLITVGSMFGICLIFFNSCQETFSLILQLFVGLAVGTLSGDALLHLIPQVLGLHDDTHSHNDEHYIEDKEYLWKSLGIIAGIYGFFLIERIFSFLVPSHGHGHSTDLPLQLNCSGQSQRGKSISTIQLGPVDDLECTEISPEHVITRSPSHQRQGVPLLAVMVIVGDSLHNFADGLVVGAAFSSSAETGMATTVAILCHEIPHEMGDFAVLLSSGLSVKTAVLMNFLSALTAFMGLYIGLFVSSETEVQQWIFSVIAGIFLYLSLVEMLPEMSRVKTDRPCLMFLLQNLGLLMGWACLLLLALFEHELKF, from the exons ATGCACTTCAGGAGCAGTGCTttatgtttgctgctgctgcatctctgTTTGCTGTGGACGGTGCTGGAGGTGAAAGGGCAGAATCAAGGGTTCCTGCCCGAGGTTCTCAAAGTCTTGGATCTGCCCCTGGGGAAGCACGATGAGCCTCGGCTCCAGAAGAACAGGACGAGTGTCCTGATCGCCACGCTGCTGCGAGCGGTAAACTGTGCCGAGCAGACCGGCTCCTCTCAGGACATGTGTGAGAAG TGCCTGACACCAGATGTAGCCCACTCTGTGCTAGAGGATGATGGGAAGGCTTACCTCTCAGAGGAGGACTACCAGCGGGTCTCGACTGTTCTGCTGTACTACATAATTAACTTGCAAGATCTGTGTGTTTCAAATGCCGCTTCCcgttcctccacttcctccttgtcctcctcctcatctgggAACTTTCAGTTCTATGTACTGGCCCTCACCAATCTACATCCAGCTGAGGACAATAGCTACCTGTCATTCAGTGAAACTGAAAGTatactgcagctcatcaaccagCACTACGACCCCACCAATCAAGATACCTATTCTGATTTACAA TACATAGATGCCACTCGTCTCCTAGAAGATGCTGACATCAAGGGAGATCCAGGTGCAGAGGCGTCTTCTGTGCCTAGAGTGGCTGCAGCCATCATCAGCCACATCCTGCAGGATCACTGTTTCAGAGGGAGGAACCTCCCGTCCCCGGCCTTCTTtacagactttatttttcaATCTCTTAATCGGACAAGTGATCTGCAGATTATAG ACTTGGAGGCGTTGCTTCATCAGCTGGGAGTAGGGCAGCAAGCGGCGATGCACTCTCACAACAGGAAGAGGCGGAGCATCACGGGAAACTCCAAGAAGGTGGCCGTGCATTCGCTGGATGGCTGCAACCATGGAACTGAGGGATTAAGCAGAGACTGGTCACAG GCATGTTTTTCAGCCAATCAGTTGGTGGATATTTTTGCTCTGGGTCCTCATTTGCCAATTTCCAAGGAGCACTTCAGACAAATTTGTCCCGCAATCATTCAGCAGTTGCTAGGCAATGCCTGCGAGCCTGCAGAGCCAAAAACAAGAGGATCTCTGCCCACTCCTCTCGAGA AATATGGCTACAGCACAGCTGCAGTCCTACTCATCACGGTGGGCTCCATGTTTGGTATCTGCCTGATCTTCTTCAACTCCTGCCAGGAGACCTTCTCACTCATCCTACAGCTGTTTGTGGGCCTGGCAGTAGGAACACTCTCAGGAGATGCTCTCCTGCACCTCATACCACAG gtTCTCGGCCTCCATGACGACACCCACAGTCACAATGACGAGCACTATATTGAAGACAAAGAATATCTGTGGAAGAGTCTGGGCATTATCGCTGGGATTTACGGCTTTTTTCTAATTGAAAGAATATTCTCCTTTTTAGTTCCTTCACATGGCCAT GGTCACTCCACTGACCTTCCCTTACAGCTGAACTGCAGTGGTCAGTCACAGAGGGGCAAGTCCATCTCCACTATACAGCTG GGACCAGTTGATGACTTGGAGTGTACAGAAATATCTCCTGAACATGTAATCACTAGGAGCCCTTCACATCAGA GACAAGGGGTTCCTCTGCTGGCTGTGATGGTAATTGTGGGAGACAGTCTTCATAACTTTGCCGATGGCCTGGTTGTTGGGGCGGCTTTCTCTTCTTCAGCAGAGACTGGCATGGCAACCACTGTAGCCATCCTGTGCCACGAGATCCCGCATGAGATGG GTGACTTTGCAGTgttgctcagctctggcctctCAGTGAAGACTGCTGTGCTGATGAACTTTCTCAGCGCTCTGACGGCCTTTATGGGGCTCTACATCGGACTCTTTGTTTCCTCAGAAACAGAAGTGCAGCAGTGGATCTTCTCAGTCATTGCTGGGATTTTTCTATACTTGTCACTGGTGGAAATG CTTCCAGAGATGAGTCGAGTGAAGACAGACAGGCCGTGTCTCATGTTTCTCCTCCAGAACCTCGGCCTCCTGATGGGTTGGGCTTGCCTTTTGTTGCTCGCACTCTTTGAACATGAACTCAAATTCTAA